The following are from one region of the Endozoicomonas sp. 4G genome:
- the rplX gene encoding 50S ribosomal protein L24 yields MKKIRRDDEVIVIAGKDKGKRGKVQTVRADGKLIVSGINMIKKHQKPNPMLGAPGGIVEKEAPIQASNVAILNTETDKADRVGIAISEDGKKQRVFKSTGQPVDA; encoded by the coding sequence ATGAAAAAGATCCGTCGTGACGACGAAGTTATCGTCATTGCTGGCAAGGACAAAGGTAAGCGCGGCAAAGTGCAAACCGTTCGTGCCGATGGCAAGTTGATCGTTTCTGGCATCAATATGATCAAGAAACATCAGAAGCCTAACCCAATGCTGGGCGCCCCTGGTGGCATCGTTGAGAAAGAAGCACCTATTCAGGCTTCCAACGTTGCAATCCTGAACACAGAAACCGACAAGGCTGATCGTGTTGGCATTGCTATCTCTGAAGATGGCAAGAAACAGCGCGTGTTCAAGTCTACCGGTCAACCGGTTGACGCGTAA
- the rplF gene encoding 50S ribosomal protein L6, producing MSRVAKSPVEIPAGVEIKLKGQHISVKGGKGQLELNIHSNVEVKQEENVLTFEARDGAKHSRALAGTTRALVNNMVTGVTAGFEKKLQLVGVGYRAQAKGKSLNLNLGFSHPVDYSLPEGVTAETPSQTEILIKGIDKQLVGQVAAEIREFRRPEPYKGKGVRYADEHVRRKEAKKK from the coding sequence ATGTCTCGAGTAGCAAAAAGCCCTGTAGAAATCCCTGCCGGTGTTGAGATCAAGTTGAAGGGTCAACACATTTCTGTCAAGGGTGGCAAGGGTCAACTGGAGCTGAACATTCACTCCAACGTTGAAGTAAAGCAGGAAGAAAACGTCCTGACTTTCGAAGCCCGTGACGGTGCCAAGCACTCCCGTGCGCTGGCTGGTACGACCCGTGCGCTGGTAAACAACATGGTGACCGGTGTCACTGCGGGTTTCGAAAAGAAACTGCAGCTGGTAGGTGTCGGTTATCGTGCACAGGCCAAGGGCAAGAGCCTGAATCTGAACCTTGGTTTCTCTCATCCGGTCGACTACAGTCTGCCGGAAGGCGTGACTGCGGAAACCCCAAGCCAGACTGAGATCCTGATCAAGGGTATCGACAAGCAGCTGGTTGGACAGGTTGCAGCGGAAATCCGCGAATTCCGTCGCCCAGAGCCATACAAAGGCAAGGGTGTCCGCTACGCTGACGAACACGTTCGTCGCAAAGAAGCCAAGAAAAAGTAA
- the rpsH gene encoding 30S ribosomal protein S8 yields MSMQDPLADMLTRIRNAQMAEHASVEMPSSKVKAAVAKVLKEEGYITDARVEGEVQKTLVIDLKYYEGKPVIENLKRASRPGLRSYAGKEGLPKVKGGLGIAIVSTNKGVMTDRAARAAGVGGEILCTVF; encoded by the coding sequence ATGAGTATGCAGGACCCGTTAGCAGATATGCTAACTCGTATCCGTAATGCCCAAATGGCAGAACATGCATCTGTCGAAATGCCATCTTCCAAGGTAAAGGCTGCTGTAGCCAAAGTCCTGAAGGAAGAAGGCTATATTACCGATGCGCGTGTTGAAGGCGAAGTTCAGAAAACTCTGGTCATCGACCTGAAATACTATGAAGGCAAGCCTGTTATCGAAAACCTGAAGCGCGCTAGCCGCCCGGGTCTTCGTTCCTACGCAGGCAAAGAAGGCCTGCCTAAAGTGAAAGGCGGTCTCGGTATTGCCATCGTTTCTACCAACAAAGGTGTAATGACCGATCGTGCTGCCCGTGCAGCCGGTGTTGGTGGCGAAATTCTTTGCACCGTATTCTAA
- the rpmD gene encoding 50S ribosomal protein L30 has translation MAEKIKVTLVKSTNGRLESHKACVRGLGLRRINHTVEVEDTPSVRGMINKVSYLVKVEGE, from the coding sequence ATGGCTGAGAAGATCAAAGTGACGCTCGTAAAGAGCACTAACGGTCGCCTCGAAAGCCACAAGGCTTGCGTCCGTGGCCTGGGTCTGCGTCGCATCAACCACACGGTTGAAGTGGAAGATACTCCTTCCGTTCGCGGCATGATCAACAAGGTATCTTACCTCGTTAAGGTCGAAGGAGAATAA
- the rplV gene encoding 50S ribosomal protein L22 has translation MKEVAAIHKGARISAQKARLVADQIRGKAVGEALDLLAFSPKKAAELVKKVLESAIANAEHNDGMDIDELKVSAIFVDEGMTMKRIRPRAKGRADRILKRSCHITVKVAEV, from the coding sequence ATGAAAGAAGTAGCTGCTATACATAAAGGCGCTCGCATTTCTGCCCAGAAAGCGCGCCTGGTTGCTGACCAGATCCGAGGCAAAGCTGTTGGTGAAGCCCTGGACCTGCTGGCATTCAGCCCTAAAAAGGCTGCAGAGCTGGTCAAGAAAGTGTTGGAATCTGCGATTGCCAACGCAGAGCACAACGACGGCATGGATATTGATGAGCTGAAAGTGTCTGCTATCTTCGTTGACGAAGGTATGACCATGAAGCGCATTCGTCCACGTGCCAAGGGCCGTGCTGATCGCATTCTGAAGCGGTCTTGCCATATCACGGTTAAGGTTGCAGAGGTCTAA
- the rplR gene encoding 50S ribosomal protein L18, with protein MIDKNSARLRRARRARMKMRELGANRLSVHRTPRHIYAQVVAPEGDKVLASASTVEKELRGEATGNVEAAKKVGALVAERAKAAGVAKVAFDRSGYKYHGRVKALADAAREAGLEF; from the coding sequence ATGATTGATAAAAATTCTGCTCGCCTGCGTCGTGCCCGCCGTGCACGGATGAAGATGCGTGAACTGGGCGCTAACCGTCTGAGCGTTCATCGCACACCGCGTCATATCTATGCGCAGGTGGTTGCCCCTGAGGGTGACAAGGTGCTGGCCTCTGCCTCCACCGTCGAGAAGGAGCTGCGTGGCGAAGCTACCGGTAATGTTGAAGCTGCTAAGAAAGTGGGTGCCCTGGTTGCAGAGCGCGCTAAAGCAGCAGGCGTTGCCAAGGTCGCTTTCGACCGCTCCGGTTACAAATATCACGGTCGTGTTAAGGCTCTCGCCGATGCAGCCCGTGAAGCCGGTCTGGAATTCTGA
- the rplN gene encoding 50S ribosomal protein L14, with translation MIQTESQLEVADNSGARRVQCIKVLGGSHRRYAHIGDIIKVTVKEAIPRGKVKKGQVMNAVVVRTKKGVRRPDGSVIRFDGNAAVLLNASNQPIGTRIFGPVTRELRGEQFMKIISLAPEVL, from the coding sequence ATGATCCAGACAGAATCTCAACTCGAAGTAGCCGATAACTCCGGCGCTCGTCGAGTACAGTGTATCAAGGTGTTGGGTGGGTCCCATCGCCGCTACGCCCACATTGGCGACATCATCAAAGTGACCGTCAAGGAAGCGATTCCTCGCGGTAAGGTCAAAAAAGGCCAGGTGATGAACGCCGTTGTTGTGCGTACCAAAAAAGGCGTTCGTCGTCCAGACGGTTCCGTAATCCGCTTCGATGGCAATGCTGCCGTTCTGCTGAACGCAAGCAATCAGCCAATCGGCACCCGTATCTTTGGGCCAGTGACTCGTGAACTGCGTGGTGAGCAGTTTATGAAGATCATTTCCCTGGCACCAGAAGTACTGTAA
- the rplP gene encoding 50S ribosomal protein L16, with product MLQPKRTKFRKQQKGRNRGLAHRGSTVSFGEYALKATGRGRITARQIEAARRAMTRHIKRGGKIWIRVFPDKPISKKPLEVRMGKGKGSVEYWVAQIQPGRVLYEMEGVSEELAREAFALAAAKLPVETAFVKRSVM from the coding sequence ATGTTACAGCCAAAGCGTACGAAATTTCGTAAGCAGCAAAAGGGTCGCAACCGCGGCCTGGCACACCGCGGCTCCACTGTTAGCTTCGGTGAATACGCATTGAAAGCAACAGGCCGTGGGCGCATAACTGCTCGTCAGATCGAAGCAGCTCGTCGTGCCATGACCCGTCACATCAAGCGTGGTGGTAAAATCTGGATTCGCGTCTTCCCTGACAAGCCGATCTCCAAAAAACCTCTCGAGGTTCGTATGGGTAAAGGTAAGGGTAGTGTTGAGTACTGGGTAGCACAGATCCAGCCGGGTCGTGTCCTGTACGAAATGGAAGGTGTATCCGAAGAGCTGGCTCGCGAGGCATTTGCCCTGGCTGCCGCCAAGCTGCCAGTGGAAACGGCCTTCGTTAAGCGGAGCGTGATGTGA
- the rpsC gene encoding 30S ribosomal protein S3 translates to MGQKVHPNGIRLGIVKPHRSVWFAEGQQYADKLITDLEVRDFLQKKLKNASVSRIDIQRPAQSARVTIFTARPGIVIGKKGEDVEKLRQAVTKMMGVPVHINIEEVRKPELDAMLVAQSIAGQLERRVMFRRAMKRSVQNAMRLGAKGIKVQISGRLGGAEIARTEWYREGRVPLHTLRADIDYATYEALTTYGILGVKVWIFKGEVIGGMAAEAEKQPKEPAKRPKKRQAKK, encoded by the coding sequence ATGGGTCAGAAAGTACATCCAAATGGGATCCGACTGGGCATCGTAAAGCCCCACAGATCTGTATGGTTTGCTGAAGGTCAGCAATACGCTGACAAGCTGATTACCGATCTGGAAGTTCGTGATTTCCTGCAGAAGAAGCTGAAAAATGCTTCCGTAAGCCGCATCGACATCCAGCGTCCGGCTCAAAGCGCCCGCGTTACCATCTTCACTGCCCGTCCAGGCATTGTGATCGGTAAGAAAGGCGAAGACGTTGAGAAGCTGCGTCAGGCTGTTACCAAGATGATGGGCGTACCTGTTCACATCAACATTGAAGAAGTTCGCAAGCCCGAACTGGACGCAATGCTGGTTGCACAGTCCATCGCTGGTCAGCTGGAGCGTCGTGTTATGTTCCGTCGTGCCATGAAGCGTTCTGTACAGAATGCTATGCGTCTGGGCGCGAAGGGCATCAAAGTGCAAATCAGTGGTCGTCTTGGCGGCGCTGAAATTGCCCGTACCGAATGGTACCGTGAGGGTCGCGTACCTCTGCACACCCTGCGTGCAGACATCGATTACGCAACTTATGAAGCTCTGACTACCTACGGTATCCTGGGCGTTAAAGTATGGATCTTCAAAGGCGAAGTGATTGGCGGAATGGCAGCTGAAGCAGAAAAGCAGCCTAAAGAGCCAGCCAAACGTCCTAAGAAGAGACAGGCTAAGAAGTAA
- the rplW gene encoding 50S ribosomal protein L23: protein MNQERIYKVLLGPHISEKATVVAEEHGQYVFKVVKDATKPEIKKAVEQLFDVNVESVRTAVVKGKTKRTRFGMGKRSDWKKAYVSLAQGQEIDFADAE from the coding sequence ATGAACCAGGAACGTATTTATAAAGTTCTGCTTGGTCCACACATTTCCGAGAAGGCGACAGTGGTGGCTGAAGAGCATGGCCAGTACGTCTTCAAGGTAGTCAAGGACGCAACCAAGCCTGAAATCAAAAAAGCGGTAGAGCAACTGTTCGACGTCAACGTTGAATCTGTTCGTACAGCCGTTGTTAAAGGTAAGACCAAACGTACCCGTTTCGGTATGGGCAAACGCTCAGACTGGAAAAAAGCGTACGTCAGTCTGGCGCAGGGTCAAGAGATTGACTTTGCCGACGCGGAATAA
- a CDS encoding DUF2306 domain-containing protein, with product MDALLNEPQPIPVHAIAAIIAIIIGTVQLYMKKGGSTHKTLGRIWVGLMLLVSFSSFFIHKIELWGRYSPIHLLSLWTIFSAGLAIYYVRAGNIERHKQIMIALYGLALILTGLFTLLPGRIMNQVLFG from the coding sequence ATGGATGCCTTACTGAATGAACCACAACCCATTCCAGTCCACGCTATTGCAGCAATAATTGCAATTATTATTGGTACTGTTCAGCTTTATATGAAAAAAGGAGGGAGCACCCACAAAACCCTTGGCCGTATTTGGGTTGGACTGATGCTACTGGTTTCCTTTTCATCCTTTTTTATCCACAAAATCGAATTATGGGGGCGCTATAGTCCTATCCACCTTTTAAGCCTCTGGACAATTTTTTCTGCTGGTCTTGCTATTTACTATGTGCGAGCTGGTAATATCGAACGTCATAAGCAGATAATGATCGCTTTATATGGCCTCGCCCTTATCCTTACAGGACTTTTCACCCTGCTACCAGGAAGGATAATGAACCAAGTGCTGTTTGGATGA
- the rplC gene encoding 50S ribosomal protein L3, which translates to MTIGLVGKKCGMTRIFTEDGASVPVTVIEVDPNRITQVKSLDVDGYNAVQVTTGAKKSSRVRKPEAGHFAKAKVEAGRGLWEFRVDDSASYELGQLIGVDLFEQGQKVDVTGQSKGKGFQGGVKRWNFHMQDATHGNSLSHRAPGSIGQCQTPGRVFKGKKMAGHMGAEKVTVQSLEIVRVDAERNLLLVKGAVPGATGADVIVKAAVKARA; encoded by the coding sequence ATGACTATTGGATTAGTCGGTAAGAAGTGCGGTATGACCCGTATCTTCACAGAAGACGGTGCTTCTGTACCAGTCACTGTGATTGAGGTTGATCCTAACCGCATCACTCAGGTTAAAAGCCTGGATGTTGACGGTTACAACGCAGTTCAGGTGACTACTGGTGCTAAAAAAAGCAGCCGTGTTCGCAAGCCAGAGGCTGGCCACTTTGCGAAAGCAAAGGTAGAAGCCGGTCGTGGTCTTTGGGAGTTCCGTGTTGACGATTCTGCTTCTTACGAGCTGGGTCAGTTGATCGGAGTTGACCTGTTCGAGCAGGGTCAGAAAGTAGACGTAACTGGTCAGTCCAAAGGTAAGGGCTTCCAGGGTGGCGTAAAGCGTTGGAACTTCCATATGCAGGACGCTACACACGGTAACTCTCTGTCTCACCGTGCTCCTGGTTCCATCGGTCAGTGTCAGACCCCGGGTCGTGTCTTCAAGGGTAAGAAGATGGCTGGACATATGGGTGCTGAGAAAGTGACTGTTCAGTCCCTGGAAATCGTTCGCGTTGACGCTGAACGTAACCTGCTGCTGGTAAAGGGTGCGGTACCGGGTGCTACCGGTGCTGACGTTATCGTTAAAGCTGCGGTTAAAGCGCGCGCCTGA
- the rpsE gene encoding 30S ribosomal protein S5 produces MAKDERKPQNNDEGLIEKLVQVNRVAKVVKGGRIFGFTALTVVGDGKGKVGFGRGKAREVPVAIQKAMEAARRNMIQVDLNGDTLQYPVKARHGASKVYMQPASAGTGVIAGGAMRAVLEVAGVHNVLAKCYGSTNPVNVVNATFKGLRDMRSPDDIAAKRGKSVEDILG; encoded by the coding sequence ATGGCGAAAGATGAGCGTAAACCGCAAAACAATGACGAAGGCCTGATCGAAAAGCTGGTACAGGTTAACCGTGTAGCCAAAGTGGTGAAAGGTGGCCGTATCTTCGGTTTCACAGCCCTGACAGTTGTTGGTGATGGTAAAGGTAAAGTAGGCTTCGGTCGTGGCAAGGCGCGTGAAGTGCCGGTCGCTATCCAGAAGGCTATGGAAGCTGCCCGTCGCAACATGATCCAGGTTGACCTGAACGGTGACACCCTGCAGTACCCTGTTAAAGCCCGTCACGGTGCTTCCAAGGTTTACATGCAGCCTGCTTCTGCGGGTACCGGTGTTATTGCCGGTGGTGCTATGCGTGCTGTTCTGGAAGTAGCCGGTGTACACAACGTACTGGCCAAGTGCTACGGTTCCACCAACCCTGTGAACGTTGTTAACGCAACCTTCAAGGGTCTGCGCGACATGCGTTCTCCTGATGACATTGCTGCCAAGCGTGGCAAGTCTGTTGAAGACATTCTGGGGTAA
- the rpmC gene encoding 50S ribosomal protein L29: MKAAELREKTVEQLNEELVTLLRDQFNYRMQKATGQLSQTHLLKQTRRDIARIKTALNEKAGI; the protein is encoded by the coding sequence ATGAAAGCTGCTGAATTGCGTGAAAAAACGGTTGAACAGCTCAACGAAGAGCTGGTCACACTGCTGCGGGACCAGTTTAACTACCGCATGCAGAAAGCGACGGGCCAGCTGAGCCAGACTCATCTGCTGAAGCAGACCCGACGCGACATCGCCCGTATTAAGACGGCGTTGAATGAGAAGGCAGGTATTTAA
- the rplB gene encoding 50S ribosomal protein L2, producing the protein MAVIKCKPTSPGRRFVVKVVNPDLHKGRPHAPLVEKKSKSGGRNNAGRITTRHRGGGHKQHYRIVDFRRNKDGIPAIVERLEYDPNRTAHIALLKYMDGERRYIIAPKGVKAGDELYSGVDAPIKPGNTLPLRNIPQGSVVHCVELKPGKGAQMMRSAGTSAQVVARDGAYVTLRLRSGEMRKVLADCRATLGEASNSEHNLRSLGKAGAKRWRGVRPTVRGVAMNPVDHPHGGGEGRTSGGRHPVTPWGVPTKGRKTRSNKRTDKMIVRRRSAK; encoded by the coding sequence ATGGCCGTAATCAAGTGCAAGCCGACTTCTCCGGGTCGTCGCTTTGTCGTCAAGGTAGTAAACCCTGACCTCCACAAGGGTCGCCCTCACGCGCCTCTGGTGGAAAAGAAAAGCAAGTCTGGTGGTCGTAACAACGCTGGTCGTATCACTACCCGTCATCGTGGTGGTGGTCACAAACAGCACTACCGTATCGTAGACTTCCGTCGCAACAAGGATGGCATCCCAGCTATCGTTGAGCGTCTGGAATACGATCCGAATCGTACCGCTCACATCGCCCTGCTGAAGTACATGGACGGTGAGCGTCGTTACATTATCGCACCTAAGGGTGTAAAAGCCGGTGACGAGCTGTACTCTGGTGTTGATGCTCCTATCAAGCCAGGCAACACACTGCCTCTGCGTAATATTCCGCAGGGTTCTGTAGTTCACTGTGTTGAGCTCAAGCCAGGTAAAGGTGCGCAGATGATGCGCAGTGCCGGTACTTCTGCTCAGGTCGTAGCCCGTGATGGTGCTTACGTAACCCTGCGTCTGCGTTCCGGTGAAATGCGTAAAGTTCTGGCTGACTGTCGTGCAACTCTGGGCGAAGCCTCTAACAGCGAGCACAACCTGCGCTCCCTGGGTAAGGCCGGTGCCAAGCGTTGGAGAGGCGTGCGTCCAACCGTTCGTGGTGTTGCCATGAACCCGGTTGATCACCCACACGGTGGTGGTGAAGGTCGTACTTCCGGTGGTCGTCACCCAGTGACACCATGGGGTGTTCCGACCAAGGGTCGTAAGACTCGTTCCAACAAGCGTACGGATAAAATGATCGTACGTCGTCGCAGCGCGAAGTAA
- a CDS encoding helix-turn-helix transcriptional regulator produces the protein MANLSYKAFRKKALEREDVQAAMEEKAEFFALRRELIRMRQEAGMTQEDIARAIGIQKTSICRLESANSKTLPSLGMLKKYAEATGHKLSITFSPA, from the coding sequence ATGGCAAACTTAAGTTATAAGGCATTTCGCAAGAAGGCGCTTGAGCGTGAAGATGTTCAAGCTGCGATGGAAGAAAAAGCAGAGTTCTTTGCACTCCGCCGTGAACTGATTCGAATGCGGCAGGAAGCTGGAATGACCCAGGAAGACATTGCCCGGGCAATAGGTATACAGAAAACCAGTATCTGCCGACTTGAAAGTGCCAACAGCAAAACGCTCCCCAGCCTGGGCATGCTGAAAAAATATGCGGAAGCTACCGGACACAAGCTCAGCATCACTTTTTCTCCCGCGTGA
- the rpsJ gene encoding 30S ribosomal protein S10, with product MSQAQQIRIRLKAFDHRLIDQSTQEIVDTAKRTGAQVRGPIPLPTRKERFTVLISPHVNKDARDQYEIRTHKRLLDIIEPTEKTVDALMKLDLAAGVEVQISLG from the coding sequence ATGAGTCAAGCTCAGCAGATTCGCATTCGTTTGAAGGCTTTTGATCATCGTCTGATTGACCAGTCCACGCAGGAAATCGTTGATACTGCGAAGCGTACTGGTGCTCAGGTGCGTGGTCCAATCCCTCTGCCAACCCGAAAAGAACGTTTTACAGTTCTGATCTCTCCGCACGTCAACAAAGACGCGCGTGACCAGTATGAGATCCGTACCCATAAGCGTCTTCTCGACATTATCGAGCCCACCGAAAAGACCGTTGACGCACTGATGAAGCTGGACCTGGCAGCTGGCGTTGAAGTGCAAATCAGTCTCGGTTAA
- the rpsQ gene encoding 30S ribosomal protein S17 has translation MAEDKKVRTLTGKVVSDKMDKTVTVLIERRVKHPLYGKIVKRSTKLHAHDENNDCRMGDIVTIKETRPVSKSKTFELVSIDERATQI, from the coding sequence ATGGCTGAAGACAAGAAAGTCCGTACTCTGACCGGTAAGGTTGTGAGTGACAAGATGGACAAGACCGTCACTGTTCTTATTGAGCGCCGTGTTAAACATCCGCTCTACGGTAAGATCGTTAAGCGGTCCACCAAGTTGCACGCTCACGACGAAAACAATGACTGCCGTATGGGCGACATTGTCACAATCAAGGAAACACGTCCTGTGTCTAAGTCCAAGACATTTGAACTGGTTTCCATTGATGAGCGTGCTACTCAAATATAA
- the rpsS gene encoding 30S ribosomal protein S19 codes for MPRSLKKGPFIDLHLLKKVEDAVESGNKRPIKTWSRRSMILPNMVGLTIAVHNGRQHVPVFVSEDMVGLKLGEFAATRTYRGHAADKKAKKR; via the coding sequence GTGCCACGTTCTTTGAAAAAAGGCCCATTTATCGACCTTCACCTGCTGAAGAAAGTCGAAGATGCGGTTGAAAGCGGCAACAAGCGTCCGATCAAGACCTGGTCACGCCGCTCAATGATCCTGCCAAACATGGTAGGTCTGACCATCGCCGTTCATAACGGTCGCCAGCATGTGCCTGTTTTCGTCAGCGAAGACATGGTAGGCCTCAAGCTGGGTGAATTTGCTGCTACCCGCACCTACCGCGGTCATGCTGCAGATAAGAAGGCCAAGAAGCGCTAA
- the rplD gene encoding 50S ribosomal protein L4: MELNVTGAGTVQVSDVTFGTEFNESLVHQTVVAFMAGARQGTRAQKTRSEVSGGGRKPWRQKGTGRARAGTIRSPLWRGGGKSFAAKPQDHAQKLNKKMYRGALRSILSELVRQERLVVVESLGAETPKTKLMVARLKELNVERGLIVSDEVDQNLYLATRNIPHVDTRDVQGVDPVSLIAHEKVVMTVAAIKKFEEMLG; the protein is encoded by the coding sequence ATGGAATTGAATGTAACAGGTGCTGGTACGGTTCAAGTCTCTGACGTGACCTTCGGTACTGAATTCAACGAAAGCCTGGTACACCAGACTGTAGTTGCTTTCATGGCCGGTGCCCGTCAAGGTACCCGTGCTCAGAAAACCCGCAGCGAAGTAAGCGGCGGTGGACGCAAGCCCTGGCGTCAAAAAGGTACTGGTCGTGCACGCGCTGGTACCATCCGTAGCCCACTGTGGCGCGGGGGCGGCAAATCGTTTGCTGCCAAACCACAGGATCATGCTCAAAAGCTGAACAAGAAAATGTATCGTGGTGCTCTGCGTTCTATCTTGTCTGAGCTGGTTCGTCAGGAACGTCTGGTGGTAGTTGAAAGCCTCGGTGCTGAAACACCAAAGACCAAACTGATGGTAGCCAGGCTGAAAGAGCTGAATGTTGAGCGCGGTCTGATTGTTTCTGATGAAGTCGATCAGAACCTGTATCTGGCGACCCGCAACATTCCCCATGTGGACACACGTGACGTACAAGGCGTTGACCCTGTCAGCCTGATCGCTCATGAGAAAGTCGTGATGACTGTTGCAGCCATCAAGAAATTCGAGGAGATGCTGGGATGA
- the rpsN gene encoding 30S ribosomal protein S14, translating into MAKVSMKQRELKRQRTVAKFAEKRAALKAIIVSPHSSDDEKWDAQIALQKQPRDASSSRLRNRCRVTGRPHGYLRKFGLSRIKLREAAMRGDVPGLVKASW; encoded by the coding sequence ATGGCAAAAGTATCCATGAAGCAGCGGGAGTTGAAGCGTCAGCGCACCGTTGCCAAATTTGCAGAGAAGCGCGCTGCGCTGAAGGCGATCATCGTCAGCCCTCACAGCTCCGACGACGAGAAGTGGGACGCTCAGATAGCACTGCAGAAGCAGCCACGTGATGCCAGTTCATCTCGTCTGCGTAACCGCTGTCGTGTAACAGGTCGCCCTCACGGCTACCTGCGTAAATTCGGCCTGAGCCGCATCAAGCTGCGTGAAGCAGCCATGCGTGGTGATGTTCCGGGTCTGGTTAAGGCCAGCTGGTAA
- the rplE gene encoding 50S ribosomal protein L5, with protein sequence MANFKTKYREEILPKLKEELGVSNIHEVPRITKITLNMGVGGAVGDKKVIENAVADMEKIAGQKAVVTKARKSVAGFKVREGWPIGVKVTLRDERMYEFLERLVDIALPRVRDFRGISPKSFDGRGNYSMGVKEQIIFPEIDYDKVDALRGLDITLTTTAKTDDEGRALLKAFNFPFRN encoded by the coding sequence ATGGCAAACTTCAAGACTAAATATCGTGAAGAGATTCTGCCCAAGCTCAAAGAAGAGCTGGGTGTGAGCAACATTCACGAAGTTCCCCGCATCACCAAAATCACCCTGAACATGGGTGTGGGTGGAGCGGTCGGTGACAAGAAAGTCATCGAAAACGCTGTTGCTGACATGGAAAAAATCGCCGGTCAGAAAGCAGTTGTTACCAAGGCACGTAAATCCGTTGCAGGCTTCAAGGTTCGTGAAGGCTGGCCAATCGGTGTCAAAGTGACCCTGCGTGACGAACGTATGTACGAATTCCTGGAGCGTCTGGTTGACATCGCTCTGCCTCGTGTTCGTGACTTCCGTGGCATCAGCCCGAAGTCGTTTGACGGCCGTGGCAACTACAGCATGGGTGTCAAAGAGCAGATCATTTTCCCGGAAATCGATTATGATAAAGTCGACGCTCTGCGTGGTCTGGATATTACCCTGACTACCACAGCGAAGACTGACGACGAAGGCCGTGCACTGCTGAAAGCCTTCAACTTCCCATTCCGTAACTGA